A DNA window from Sulfitobacter sp. BSw21498 contains the following coding sequences:
- the aat gene encoding leucyl/phenylalanyl-tRNA--protein transferase, whose translation MPDLTPELLLHGYSMGIFPMAEHRDDPEIFWVDPRRRGIFPLDGFHISRSLARAMRRTHFTISINTAFEDVVSGCADRADTWINAEIFALYARLHAQGQAHALEVWEGDVLVGGVYGVTLGRAFFGESMFSRRNNASKIALACLVDRLTRGGFTLFDTQFLTPHLASLGAQEITRAAYHARLEMALMKNADFTAPVAATPQDVVQRMTQIS comes from the coding sequence ATGCCTGACCTGACGCCAGAGCTGTTATTGCACGGCTATTCCATGGGGATCTTCCCCATGGCCGAACACCGCGACGACCCGGAAATCTTCTGGGTCGATCCGCGGCGGCGGGGCATCTTCCCCCTAGACGGGTTCCACATCTCGCGTTCCCTAGCGCGCGCAATGCGGCGGACCCACTTTACCATCAGTATCAACACCGCATTTGAAGACGTCGTATCCGGCTGCGCCGACCGCGCCGATACATGGATCAACGCCGAGATTTTTGCGCTGTACGCGCGGCTACATGCCCAAGGCCAAGCCCATGCGCTTGAGGTCTGGGAAGGTGATGTATTGGTGGGTGGCGTCTACGGCGTCACACTGGGGCGGGCGTTTTTTGGCGAAAGCATGTTCTCGCGGCGCAATAATGCATCAAAGATCGCGCTGGCCTGCCTGGTGGATCGGCTGACCCGAGGCGGGTTTACCCTGTTTGATACCCAGTTCCTGACGCCGCATCTGGCGTCTCTTGGTGCGCAGGAAATAACCCGCGCCGCCTATCACGCCCGGCTAGAAATGGCCTTGATGAAAAACGCGGACTTTACCGCGCCTGTTGCTGCCACTCCTCAAGATGTGGTGCAGCGGATGACCCAGATATCATAG
- a CDS encoding ABC transporter ATP-binding protein produces the protein MNTKPDFSNSANHASTAPAYLSVWDIHAYYGESYIVQGVSFNVHEGEILALLGRNGAGKTSTLRAIAQIGDPELRKGEVWLDHKPLHKMASHEAAANGLALVPEDRRIIAGLTVEENLQLAQIAPPIGWSLDRIYDLFPRLKERRKQEGVTLSGGEQQMLAIARALARDIKVLLLDEPYEGLAPVIVDEIEKTLSLIKSQGITTILVEQNAVRALKLADRAVILDTGGVVFDGTADEVLNNAELRSEYLAI, from the coding sequence ATGAACACGAAACCCGATTTCTCGAACAGCGCCAACCATGCCTCTACTGCGCCCGCCTATCTGTCGGTATGGGACATCCACGCCTACTACGGCGAAAGCTATATTGTGCAGGGCGTCAGCTTTAACGTCCATGAGGGCGAAATTCTGGCGCTTTTGGGCCGCAACGGCGCGGGCAAAACATCGACCCTGCGGGCCATCGCCCAGATTGGCGACCCCGAATTGCGCAAGGGCGAGGTCTGGCTCGACCACAAGCCGCTGCACAAAATGGCCAGCCACGAGGCCGCCGCCAACGGTCTGGCGCTGGTCCCAGAAGACCGCCGCATCATCGCGGGCCTCACGGTCGAGGAAAACCTGCAACTGGCGCAGATCGCCCCGCCGATCGGCTGGTCGCTTGACCGCATCTATGACCTGTTTCCCCGTCTGAAAGAGCGCCGCAAGCAAGAAGGCGTGACCCTGTCGGGCGGCGAACAACAGATGCTGGCGATTGCCCGCGCGCTGGCCCGTGACATCAAGGTGCTGCTGCTGGACGAACCCTATGAGGGGCTTGCCCCTGTCATCGTGGACGAGATCGAAAAGACCCTGTCGCTGATCAAATCCCAAGGCATCACCACCATTCTGGTTGAACAAAACGCCGTGCGTGCGCTCAAGCTCGCGGATCGCGCGGTGATCCTTGATACCGGCGGCGTGGTCTTTGATGGCACCGCCGACGAGGTGCTGAACAACGCCGAATTGCGCTCCGAATATCTGGCGATCTGA
- the accC gene encoding acetyl-CoA carboxylase biotin carboxylase subunit, translating to MFKKILVANRGEIALRVIRAAREMGIGSVAVHSTADSDAMHVRMADESVCIGPPSSQQSYLSIPSIIAACEITGAEAIHPGYGFLSENAGFVQIVEDHDLTFIGPTAAHIRIMGDKITAKDTMKELGVPCVPGSDGGVPTLADAKRIGEEIGYPVIIKATAGGGGKGMKVAKTAAEMERAFMTARAEGKSNFGNDEVYIEKYLTTPRHIEIQVFGDGKGRAVHLGERDCSLQRRHQKVFEEAPGPSITAEERARIGKVCADAMANINYIGAGTVEFLYENGEFYFIEMNTRLQVEHPVTEAIFGVDLVREQIRVAAGMDLSFTQEDLKINGHAIEVRINAEKLPNFSPCPGKITQYHAPGGLGVRMDSALYDGYKIPPYYDSLIGKLIVHGRDRPEALARLRRALGELIVDGVDTTIPLFHALLDEQDVLTGDYNIHWLEHWLETNLGNA from the coding sequence ATGTTCAAAAAAATCCTAGTCGCAAACCGCGGCGAGATCGCGTTGCGCGTGATCCGTGCGGCCCGCGAGATGGGCATCGGGTCTGTCGCGGTCCATTCGACGGCAGACAGCGATGCGATGCATGTGCGCATGGCAGACGAATCTGTCTGCATCGGCCCGCCCTCCTCGCAGCAATCCTATCTGTCGATTCCGTCGATCATCGCCGCGTGCGAAATCACCGGCGCAGAGGCCATTCACCCCGGATACGGCTTTTTGTCCGAAAACGCGGGCTTTGTGCAGATCGTCGAAGACCACGACCTGACTTTTATCGGACCCACAGCGGCACACATCCGCATTATGGGCGACAAGATCACCGCCAAAGACACTATGAAAGAGCTTGGCGTGCCCTGCGTTCCCGGGTCTGACGGTGGCGTGCCCACACTGGCCGACGCCAAGCGTATCGGCGAGGAAATCGGCTATCCGGTGATCATCAAGGCAACCGCCGGTGGTGGTGGCAAGGGTATGAAAGTGGCGAAAACCGCCGCTGAAATGGAACGTGCCTTCATGACTGCCCGCGCCGAAGGGAAATCGAACTTCGGCAACGACGAAGTCTATATCGAGAAATACCTCACCACGCCGCGCCACATCGAAATTCAGGTGTTCGGCGATGGCAAAGGTCGCGCTGTCCATCTGGGCGAACGCGACTGTTCGCTGCAACGCCGCCACCAGAAGGTCTTCGAAGAAGCCCCCGGCCCGTCGATCACCGCCGAAGAACGTGCGCGTATCGGCAAGGTCTGTGCAGATGCGATGGCCAACATCAACTACATCGGCGCGGGCACGGTCGAATTCCTGTATGAAAACGGCGAGTTCTATTTCATCGAAATGAACACGCGTTTGCAGGTCGAACACCCCGTCACCGAAGCCATCTTTGGGGTCGATCTGGTGCGCGAACAAATTCGCGTCGCTGCCGGAATGGATCTGTCCTTTACCCAAGAAGACCTGAAGATCAACGGACACGCGATCGAGGTCCGGATCAACGCTGAAAAATTGCCTAACTTCTCGCCCTGCCCGGGCAAGATCACACAGTATCATGCCCCAGGCGGGCTTGGTGTGCGGATGGATAGTGCGCTGTATGACGGCTATAAAATCCCGCCCTACTACGACAGCCTGATCGGCAAGCTGATCGTTCACGGGCGCGACCGTCCCGAAGCGCTGGCGCGTCTGCGCCGTGCCTTGGGAGAGCTGATCGTGGACGGGGTCGACACGACGATCCCGCTGTTCCATGCGCTGCTTGACGAACAGGACGTGCTGACAGGGGACTATAACATCCACTGGCTAGAGCATTGGCTTGAAACAAATTTGGGCAATGCCTGA
- a CDS encoding branched-chain amino acid ABC transporter permease, with amino-acid sequence MQSLTKKDFLLLLVVAFLTMAAPVILNPFPASSGLAQFNAGYPDLMQRFVIFGIFAIGFNILFGLTGYLSFGHAAFLGVGSYSAVWMMKLLSMNVIPAIVLSVIVAGLFSVVIGFVSLRRSGIYFSILTLAFAQMSFNLAYSVLTPITNGETGLQISLSDPRILDGANAPSYPNLFGAQMNAATTLDFGAWSFTFSVGYYLCAVIMLLAFYISIRVFRSPFGMMLRAVKSNQQRMNYTGLNTKPYTLAAFVISGMYAGLAGGLLAAMDPLAGAERMQWTASGEVVLMTILGGAGTLLGPVLGAGFIKYFENIFSKINDNVLHGWFSFMPDGLEDMLIAVIHPFVGKGWHLTLGLLFMLVVIFLPGGLVEGGQRIGRVFRRKDRNAGSVEADAAAQRNIPPAE; translated from the coding sequence ATGCAATCACTCACTAAAAAAGACTTTCTCCTTCTGTTGGTGGTGGCATTCCTGACCATGGCAGCCCCCGTCATCCTGAACCCCTTCCCTGCGAGCTCCGGACTTGCACAATTCAACGCCGGCTACCCTGACCTGATGCAACGCTTTGTGATCTTTGGCATCTTTGCCATCGGGTTCAACATTCTGTTCGGGCTGACCGGATACCTGTCCTTTGGCCACGCGGCCTTTCTGGGGGTCGGTTCCTACTCTGCCGTGTGGATGATGAAGCTGTTGTCGATGAACGTGATCCCCGCGATTGTGTTGTCGGTGATCGTCGCGGGGTTGTTCTCCGTCGTGATCGGCTTTGTCTCGCTGCGCCGGTCGGGGATCTACTTTTCGATCCTCACGCTCGCCTTTGCGCAGATGTCGTTCAACCTTGCCTATTCGGTCCTGACGCCGATCACCAATGGCGAAACCGGGCTGCAAATCTCGCTCAGCGATCCGCGCATTCTGGACGGTGCAAACGCGCCCAGCTACCCCAACCTTTTCGGGGCGCAGATGAATGCCGCGACGACGTTGGATTTCGGGGCTTGGTCCTTCACCTTCTCGGTCGGGTATTACCTGTGCGCCGTGATCATGCTGCTGGCGTTCTATATCTCGATCCGCGTCTTCCGGTCGCCCTTCGGGATGATGCTGCGGGCCGTGAAATCGAACCAGCAACGGATGAACTATACCGGCCTGAACACCAAACCCTACACGCTGGCGGCCTTTGTTATCTCTGGCATGTATGCCGGTCTGGCGGGTGGTTTGCTGGCCGCAATGGACCCGCTTGCCGGGGCCGAGCGGATGCAGTGGACAGCCTCTGGCGAGGTCGTGCTGATGACGATCCTTGGCGGTGCGGGCACCCTTCTGGGGCCGGTACTGGGCGCGGGCTTTATCAAGTATTTTGAAAACATCTTTTCCAAGATCAACGATAACGTTCTGCACGGCTGGTTCTCTTTCATGCCCGATGGGCTTGAAGACATGCTGATCGCGGTGATCCACCCCTTTGTCGGCAAGGGCTGGCACCTGACCTTGGGTCTGCTGTTCATGCTGGTCGTGATCTTCTTGCCCGGTGGTCTGGTCGAAGGTGGCCAACGCATCGGTCGCGTGTTCCGCCGCAAGGACCGGAACGCGGGATCGGTCGAAGCCGACGCCGCCGCACAACGCAACATACCCCCAGCCGAATAA
- a CDS encoding branched-chain amino acid ABC transporter permease: MDAILLQLLNGLDKGSAYALIALGLTLIFGTLGVVNFAHGALFMIGAFCAVTLSKIFNLSHKAAESSGTDFLGNPKFEDVLYIKEWFGDAAGAWLLDWSVPLSILFAVPIMLVIGFVMERGLIKHFYKRPHADQILVTFGLAIVLQEVIKYFYGANPIPTSAPEAFRGSFDFGVLLGFDPNAIIYPYWRLIYFAFSALIIGGVFAFLQFTTFGMVVRAGMADRETVGLLGINIDKRFTIMFGIAAAVAGLAGVMYAPINSPNYHMGMDFLVLSFVVVVVGGMGSLPGAVLAGFLLGVLESFASMNEVKNILPGIDQIIIYVVAILILLTRPRGLMGRKGVMEE; the protein is encoded by the coding sequence ATGGACGCCATTCTTTTGCAACTTCTTAACGGGTTGGACAAAGGTTCAGCTTATGCGCTCATCGCGCTTGGTCTGACCCTGATCTTTGGCACCTTGGGTGTCGTCAACTTTGCCCACGGGGCATTGTTCATGATCGGCGCATTCTGTGCTGTGACCCTAAGCAAGATTTTCAACCTAAGCCACAAGGCCGCGGAATCCTCTGGTACCGACTTTTTGGGCAACCCGAAATTCGAAGACGTGCTGTATATCAAAGAGTGGTTCGGCGATGCAGCCGGTGCGTGGCTGCTGGATTGGTCGGTTCCCCTGTCGATCCTCTTTGCCGTGCCGATCATGCTGGTCATCGGCTTTGTCATGGAACGCGGGTTGATCAAACACTTCTACAAGCGCCCCCACGCGGACCAGATCCTTGTGACTTTCGGTCTGGCGATCGTGCTGCAAGAGGTGATCAAGTACTTCTACGGTGCCAACCCGATCCCGACCTCTGCCCCCGAAGCCTTTCGCGGGTCGTTCGATTTCGGCGTGTTGCTGGGCTTTGATCCCAATGCGATCATCTATCCCTATTGGCGTCTGATCTATTTCGCCTTCTCGGCGCTGATCATCGGCGGCGTCTTCGCCTTCTTGCAATTCACCACCTTTGGGATGGTTGTGCGCGCCGGCATGGCTGACCGCGAAACCGTGGGTCTGCTGGGCATCAACATCGACAAGCGATTTACCATTATGTTCGGCATCGCCGCGGCGGTGGCTGGGCTGGCAGGCGTCATGTATGCGCCGATCAATTCGCCCAACTACCACATGGGCATGGATTTTCTGGTGCTGAGCTTTGTGGTCGTCGTTGTCGGCGGCATGGGGTCTTTGCCCGGGGCCGTTCTGGCGGGGTTCTTGCTGGGTGTCCTGGAATCCTTTGCCTCGATGAACGAGGTCAAGAACATCCTGCCCGGCATTGACCAGATCATCATTTACGTTGTCGCGATCCTTATCTTGCTGACACGCCCCCGTGGCCTAATGGGCCGCAAAGGCGTGATGGAGGAATAA
- a CDS encoding DUF2155 domain-containing protein, which produces MRKILMILAVMAAPVQAQQVASAEGGVLRALDKVSGVSRDVEMQRGETSRVGSLNVTLNECRYPAGNPAGDAYAELDIVETGDENRLFAGWMIASAPALSALEHPRYDIWVIRCTTS; this is translated from the coding sequence ATGCGCAAGATTTTGATGATCCTCGCCGTGATGGCCGCGCCCGTGCAGGCACAGCAAGTCGCCAGCGCCGAGGGCGGCGTCTTGCGGGCGTTGGACAAGGTATCGGGCGTGTCGCGTGACGTAGAGATGCAGCGCGGAGAGACTTCGCGCGTGGGCAGCCTGAATGTGACCCTGAACGAATGTCGCTATCCTGCGGGCAACCCTGCGGGCGACGCCTATGCCGAGCTTGATATCGTCGAGACGGGCGACGAGAATCGGCTTTTTGCCGGCTGGATGATCGCCTCTGCGCCCGCGCTTTCAGCGCTGGAGCATCCGCGCTATGATATCTGGGTCATCCGCTGCACCACATCTTGA
- a CDS encoding ABC transporter ATP-binding protein — MAILEVKNVGKRFGGLQALSNVNLSVAENSVHAIIGPNGAGKSTLLNCLVGKLIPDTGSVMFDGQSVLGRKPYEINQMGISRVFQTPEIFGDLSVQENMLIPCFAKRDGAFQMNALSSVSSQRDVIEKAEEMLVEMKLADKRHMHAASMSRGDKRRLEIAMCLSQDPRLLLLDEPTAGMARADTNNTIDLLKQIKDERNITIAIIEHDMHVVFSLAERITVLAQGTPLVEDTPDNIKGHPKVREAYLGESQDAA, encoded by the coding sequence ATGGCCATTCTCGAAGTCAAAAATGTCGGCAAACGTTTCGGCGGGTTGCAAGCGCTGAGCAACGTGAACCTCAGCGTTGCGGAAAATTCGGTCCATGCCATTATCGGGCCGAACGGGGCGGGTAAGTCCACGCTGCTGAACTGTCTAGTGGGCAAGCTGATCCCCGATACCGGATCGGTCATGTTCGACGGACAGTCGGTGCTGGGGCGCAAGCCCTACGAGATCAACCAGATGGGGATTTCGCGCGTGTTCCAGACGCCCGAGATCTTCGGCGATCTCAGTGTGCAGGAAAACATGCTGATCCCCTGCTTTGCCAAACGCGATGGCGCATTCCAGATGAATGCGCTGTCCTCGGTGTCCAGCCAGCGCGACGTGATCGAAAAAGCCGAAGAAATGCTGGTCGAGATGAAGCTCGCCGACAAACGCCATATGCACGCGGCTTCTATGTCACGCGGCGATAAACGCCGGTTGGAAATTGCGATGTGCCTTTCGCAAGATCCGCGCCTTTTGCTGCTGGATGAACCCACAGCGGGTATGGCGCGGGCCGATACCAACAACACCATCGACCTGCTCAAACAGATCAAGGACGAACGCAATATCACCATCGCCATCATCGAACACGACATGCATGTGGTGTTCTCATTGGCGGAACGGATCACCGTGTTGGCTCAAGGCACGCCGCTGGTCGAAGACACACCCGACAACATCAAAGGCCACCCCAAGGTGCGCGAGGCGTATTTGGGCGAATCCCAAGACGCCGCCTGA
- the accB gene encoding acetyl-CoA carboxylase biotin carboxyl carrier protein, translating to MTKNTHDADVAFIQALAELLNENDLTELQVKRDYAEDDSLNVRVSRKPPQQIVAPHQAQSAPAHYAAPAPAAPAAAAPAAEASDPADHPGAVVSPMVGTVYMQAEPGAPSFISVGTSVSEGDTLLIVEAMKTMNHIPAPRSGTVKRILVDDGAAVEFGAPLVILE from the coding sequence ATGACAAAAAACACCCATGACGCCGATGTGGCTTTTATCCAGGCGCTCGCCGAGTTGCTGAACGAAAACGATCTGACCGAATTGCAGGTCAAGCGGGATTACGCCGAGGATGACAGCCTGAATGTGCGCGTCAGCCGCAAACCACCGCAACAGATCGTAGCACCGCATCAGGCGCAATCGGCCCCTGCGCACTATGCAGCGCCCGCGCCCGCCGCCCCGGCAGCCGCAGCCCCTGCAGCAGAAGCCAGCGATCCCGCGGACCACCCCGGTGCTGTCGTCTCTCCGATGGTGGGGACGGTATATATGCAAGCCGAACCTGGCGCGCCTTCGTTTATATCGGTCGGGACCTCCGTTTCCGAAGGGGACACGCTGCTGATCGTTGAAGCTATGAAAACAATGAACCACATTCCAGCGCCACGTTCCGGCACGGTAAAGCGGATTTTGGTAGATGACGGCGCCGCCGTTGAATTTGGCGCGCCCTTGGTGATCCTGGAATAA
- a CDS encoding NADH:ubiquinone oxidoreductase subunit NDUFA12, giving the protein MGILNSLLRGVTWWNGQTLNTQLFTWRKGIKVGEDAEGNVYYRNADSSKRWVIFNGEIEATRVNADWHGWLHHSWDETPQDRPLVHKTWEKPHQENLTGTALAYAPAGSIRREKPADRGDYEAWQPE; this is encoded by the coding sequence ATGGGCATTCTCAACTCTCTTTTGCGCGGCGTGACGTGGTGGAACGGCCAGACGCTGAACACACAGCTGTTCACGTGGCGCAAGGGCATCAAGGTCGGCGAAGACGCCGAGGGCAATGTGTATTACCGCAACGCGGACAGCAGCAAACGCTGGGTCATCTTCAACGGCGAGATCGAAGCGACCCGCGTGAATGCTGACTGGCACGGCTGGCTGCACCATTCGTGGGATGAAACCCCGCAAGATCGCCCGCTGGTACATAAGACGTGGGAAAAGCCCCACCAAGAGAACCTGACCGGCACCGCGCTGGCCTATGCGCCTGCGGGATCCATCCGCCGTGAAAAGCCTGCCGACCGCGGTGACTACGAGGCATGGCAACCCGAATAA